From Triticum aestivum cultivar Chinese Spring chromosome 7B, IWGSC CS RefSeq v2.1, whole genome shotgun sequence:
CCGGCAGCTGCTTGTTGAAGAAGGGCGAGTAGTACCAGCAGAAGGGCCTGACGACGTCGTCGAAGAAGGTGGCTGGGCTGAGGCCGAGCTTGTACGCCTCGAGGAATTCGCGGAGCCCCTCGAACCTGGCTTCGGCGGCGACGTGGCGTGCCGCGTCCTGGACGTGCTCGACGACGTCGAGGATGAGCTTGAGGGGGAGCTGGTTCTCCAGCTTGATCATGTCCGTGACGATGTCCTGCATGTGCGTGGACTTGAACCCCTCGTCGACGGCGTCGCGGCTGACGCCCGCGGCGGCcttgaccagcctcgcgaggaagcCGACGACGAGGAAGACGGCGTCGATCACCTGCTTGTCGTCCGACTCTTTCTCTTCGTCGTGCAGCTCCGCCGTCTTGCTCTGCTTCTCCTCTGATCCGTCttctccgccgcccgcgccggctAAAAGTCAGAGCGTACATATGCATGGTTAACGCCAGGAAAGAAACGTGCACATTCCTCTAAACTAATGGTGCCACGCGTATGCGTGCGTGCTTACCGATAGGCGTGGCCACGGCGCCCGACACTTTGTTGAGGACGTCCGTCACCACCGCGGCTTTGGTCTGCGGCGCCGGTGGCCGTTCGTCGTCGGGGTGGATGCGGAAGCGGCATTCGCGggcgaggctgaggaggaggctggtggcgaGGGGCTTGGCGCCGTCGTCGACGTGGCTGCCGGTGACGGACTCGTAGACGAGCGCCGCCTTGACCCAGAGGCTGTTGCGGCGGTCGATGCCGCTGCCGCCGTCGCGCGCGAAGAAGACGCTCCGCGGCACGAACTCGGACGGGTTCTCCGCCTTCATCCGCGTGTACGCCGCCGACTCCAGCATCCTCTC
This genomic window contains:
- the LOC123159576 gene encoding uncharacterized protein — protein: MAPSERMLESAAYTRMKAENPSEFVPRSVFFARDGGSGIDRRNSLWVKAALVYESVTGSHVDDGAKPLATSLLLSLARECRFRIHPDDERPPAPQTKAAVVTDVLNKVSGAVATPIAGAGGGEDGSEEKQSKTAELHDEEKESDDKQVIDAVFLVVGFLARLVKAAAGVSRDAVDEGFKSTHMQDIVTDMIKLENQLPLKLILDVVEHVQDAARHVAAEARFEGLREFLEAYKLGLSPATFFDDVVRPFCWYYSPFFNKQLPAVDRGLFDGNHEIALLDFLHASVVPTPPDAEKGAAAGGRTSRMPTARELSRSGVRIAPGEDGRATVEFDEASARLQLPALVYDFKLATVARNLLAREYEEQNKPVTRYFQMMNELVDEAADAKILRRAGAVRGGGASGAEVHELVKRIDGYATYPSVYMAMDVQIAKVRRFHDTRMQNFLVRYRPGVIWASSVAAVSLVAIVAARRRG